From one Patescibacteria group bacterium genomic stretch:
- a CDS encoding GxxExxY protein, with protein sequence MNNANEKVIYKELSYKITGLLFKTHKALDRYRNEKQYADFFEELLKQEGIKYIREYRFEDFQYGKGKVRCVCDFIVDDKIILEFKTKNYLSKEDYFQTKRYLVTLNLKLAILVNFRQPSLVPKRILNNGYCKLA encoded by the coding sequence ATGAATAATGCAAATGAAAAAGTGATCTATAAAGAATTGTCGTATAAAATTACAGGGCTATTATTTAAAACTCATAAAGCATTGGATAGATATAGAAATGAAAAACAGTATGCGGATTTTTTTGAGGAATTATTAAAGCAAGAAGGAATAAAATATATTAGAGAATATAGATTTGAAGATTTTCAATATGGAAAAGGAAAAGTAAGATGTGTTTGTGATTTTATTGTTGATGATAAAATAATTTTAGAATTTAAAACAAAAAATTATTTGTCAAAAGAAGATTATTTTCAAACCAAAAGATATTTAGTTACTTTAAATTTAAAATTAGCCATATTAGTAAATTTTAGGCAGCCAAGCTTGGTTCCTAAAAGAATATTGAATAACGGTTATTGTAAATTAGCATAG